The following coding sequences lie in one Peribacillus frigoritolerans genomic window:
- a CDS encoding SpoVR family protein, translating into MNEAEQKALEYAISEITEIATGFGLDFYPMRYEICPSEIIYTFGAYGMPTRFSHWSFGKQFHKMKLQYDFGLSKIYELVINSDPCYAFLLDSNSLVQNKLIVAHVLAHCDFFKNNIRFNNTKRDMVESMSATAERIREYEILHGKKEVETFLDALLAIEEHIDPSLMRPKLAWTMEDEEEEEEIKPTATQYDDLWNLDNKDKPKKSNIKKRKKFPPRPEKDIMLFIEQYSRDLTDWQRDIMTMIREEMLYFWPQLETKIMNEGWASYWHQRIIRELDLSSGEAIEFAKLNAGVVQPSRTSINPYYLGLKVLEDIEERYDNPTEEMLRLGVKPGSGREKMFEVREIESDISFLRNYLTKDLVMREDMYLFQKQGKDYKIVDKSWEHVRDQLVSMRVNGGFPYITVNDGDFMRNGELYLKHWYEDIELDLKYLEKVMPYIYQLWGRPVHMESVMEGKEVLFSYDGKGIHRKYL; encoded by the coding sequence ATGAATGAAGCGGAGCAAAAGGCTCTGGAATATGCCATTAGTGAAATTACCGAAATAGCAACAGGGTTCGGGTTGGATTTTTACCCGATGCGTTATGAAATTTGCCCTTCAGAAATCATTTATACATTTGGTGCCTATGGGATGCCTACCCGTTTTTCTCATTGGAGCTTTGGGAAGCAATTTCATAAAATGAAGCTGCAGTACGACTTTGGATTAAGTAAGATCTATGAACTGGTCATTAACTCTGATCCTTGTTACGCTTTTCTGCTGGACTCCAATTCACTTGTACAAAATAAATTGATTGTTGCCCACGTTTTGGCGCATTGTGATTTCTTTAAGAATAATATACGTTTCAATAATACTAAGAGAGATATGGTAGAAAGTATGTCGGCAACGGCAGAAAGAATCCGTGAATATGAAATCCTGCATGGCAAAAAGGAAGTGGAAACCTTCCTTGATGCACTTTTAGCCATTGAAGAACATATCGACCCGTCGCTGATGAGGCCAAAGCTTGCCTGGACGATGGAGGATGAGGAAGAAGAAGAGGAAATAAAACCGACAGCCACACAATACGATGATTTATGGAACCTTGATAATAAGGATAAACCAAAGAAATCCAACATTAAAAAAAGAAAAAAATTCCCGCCAAGGCCTGAAAAGGATATTATGCTTTTCATAGAACAGTACAGCAGGGATTTAACCGATTGGCAACGGGATATCATGACGATGATCAGGGAAGAGATGCTGTATTTCTGGCCGCAGCTGGAAACGAAAATCATGAACGAAGGCTGGGCATCCTACTGGCATCAGCGCATAATCCGTGAATTGGATCTATCCTCAGGGGAAGCCATTGAATTCGCGAAACTGAACGCAGGCGTCGTTCAGCCATCACGGACCAGCATCAATCCTTATTATCTCGGCTTGAAAGTGCTTGAAGATATTGAAGAACGCTATGATAATCCAACCGAAGAAATGCTCAGGCTGGGCGTCAAGCCTGGATCTGGCCGCGAAAAGATGTTCGAAGTCAGGGAAATCGAATCGGATATTTCCTTTCTCCGCAATTATTTGACGAAAGATCTGGTCATGCGGGAGGATATGTACCTATTCCAAAAGCAGGGCAAGGATTATAAAATCGTCGATAAATCATGGGAACATGTTCGTGATCAACTCGTCAGTATGAGGGTTAACGGCGGTTTCCCCTATATCACAGTAAATGATGGGGACTTCATGCGCAATGGGGAACTTTATTTAAAACATTGGTATGAAGATATTGAACTGGATCTGAAATATCTCGAAAAAGTCATGCCATATATCTATCAGCTCTGGGG
- a CDS encoding GNAT family N-acetyltransferase, with translation MTEELIIKSLSTLEDLQEVQRLEAVVWGMDCVPIHQTITAVKNGGLVLGGYINGQLVGFQYSFPGFKDGRVYLCSHMLAIHPDHQKKGYGRLLKLAQKEEALKKGYDLITWTYDPLESVNANLNIGKLKAVCSTYMEDCYGNMKDTLNEGLSTDRFMVEWNIRQEAKEETPLPDKAIHIVTTAMNDQGFPYIKDYHFETNAEVIAIPIPTDIQHIKKADLRLAIDWRLKTGELFKAFFAKGYVAAGIEREKGENIQNYLLKIPE, from the coding sequence ATGACTGAAGAATTAATCATTAAATCCCTATCCACACTAGAGGATTTACAAGAAGTGCAGCGACTGGAAGCCGTCGTATGGGGCATGGATTGCGTTCCCATCCATCAGACGATTACTGCAGTCAAAAACGGCGGGCTTGTTTTAGGCGGCTATATCAATGGCCAGTTAGTAGGGTTTCAATACAGTTTCCCGGGATTCAAGGACGGAAGGGTATATCTTTGTTCACATATGCTAGCCATCCATCCGGACCATCAAAAGAAGGGCTACGGCAGATTACTTAAACTTGCACAAAAAGAAGAAGCACTTAAAAAAGGCTACGACTTGATCACATGGACGTATGATCCATTGGAAAGTGTGAATGCAAACTTGAATATCGGTAAGCTAAAAGCTGTTTGCTCTACATATATGGAAGATTGTTATGGAAATATGAAGGATACCCTCAATGAAGGACTGTCAACCGATCGTTTCATGGTGGAATGGAATATACGGCAGGAAGCAAAGGAAGAGACTCCGCTTCCTGATAAAGCGATACACATCGTAACGACAGCAATGAATGACCAAGGCTTTCCTTACATCAAGGATTATCATTTCGAAACCAATGCCGAGGTGATCGCCATACCCATTCCGACAGATATTCAACACATCAAAAAAGCTGATCTTCGCCTTGCGATTGATTGGCGGTTAAAAACCGGTGAATTATTCAAAGCCTTTTTTGCCAAAGGCTATGTTGCAGCGGGGATCGAACGGGAAAAAGGTGAAAACATTCAAAACTATTTATTAAAAATACCAGAATAA
- a CDS encoding YkvI family membrane protein, giving the protein MKNSINLAGAYIGIIIGAGFASGQEVLQFFTSFGIYSVLGIVVATALFAFLGMQVTQLGSTLQTRSHKSIIDHICGRYIGRVVDIIITFFLFGVTVIMIAGSGTIFEEQFGIPSIVGAIVMTVLTIGTLLLNVNKIMSIISAITPFLFVIMIIISGYSFFTSELSFNQIISSSSKGTAATGNWMMGSLLYVSYNMTAGIAMLAVMGGTFKNKKEAGMGGILGGIGLGILLFLINLGMMSDLKGIEGSGMPTLHLANQISPWLGYTLSIILLGMIYNTAVGMLYAFTARLVPAETKRFKISVIMVGILAFLASFVGFIKLVGTVYPVTGYLGFVIIAALIISWLRSKTKKEAVNTEFAKF; this is encoded by the coding sequence ATGAAAAACAGTATAAATCTTGCAGGAGCATATATTGGAATCATCATTGGAGCAGGTTTCGCTTCAGGACAAGAAGTATTACAGTTCTTCACGAGTTTTGGAATCTACAGTGTATTGGGAATTGTGGTGGCGACAGCTTTATTCGCGTTTTTAGGCATGCAAGTTACCCAGTTGGGGAGCACTCTCCAAACACGCTCCCATAAAAGCATCATCGATCATATTTGTGGCCGCTATATAGGCAGGGTGGTCGATATTATCATCACATTTTTCTTGTTTGGCGTTACAGTCATCATGATTGCCGGTTCCGGAACGATTTTTGAGGAACAATTCGGGATTCCAAGTATAGTCGGTGCAATCGTCATGACGGTGCTCACGATTGGTACGCTTTTACTTAATGTTAATAAAATAATGTCCATCATTAGTGCCATCACACCGTTTTTATTCGTTATCATGATCATTATTTCAGGTTATTCATTTTTCACATCCGAACTAAGTTTCAATCAAATCATTTCATCTTCAAGTAAAGGAACGGCTGCAACCGGGAATTGGATGATGGGTTCATTACTTTATGTTTCATATAATATGACTGCCGGAATTGCCATGCTAGCCGTAATGGGAGGGACCTTCAAAAATAAGAAAGAGGCTGGTATGGGAGGAATTCTAGGAGGTATCGGTTTGGGGATCCTGCTATTCTTGATCAATTTGGGGATGATGTCCGACTTGAAGGGCATAGAAGGTTCAGGAATGCCTACCCTTCATTTAGCGAATCAGATTTCTCCATGGTTGGGATATACCCTATCAATCATCCTTTTAGGAATGATTTATAATACCGCTGTCGGGATGCTGTATGCGTTCACCGCAAGGTTGGTGCCTGCCGAAACGAAACGCTTTAAAATATCCGTGATTATGGTCGGAATCCTCGCTTTCCTTGCAAGTTTCGTTGGCTTTATTAAATTGGTTGGGACGGTATACCCAGTCACAGGATACTTAGGTTTTGTCATCATTGCAGCGCTCATCATTTCCTGGCTCCGTTCCAAAACGAAAAAAGAGGCTGTGAATACGGAATTCGCGAAATTTTAA
- the menC gene encoding o-succinylbenzoate synthase, with protein MKITEVRLRHLNMDLVAPFTTSFGTFVDKEFILVEVKNGEGLSGWAESVAFSAPWYNEETIKTNWTMLEDFLIPLVLDKEIEHPRDVSEMFSHIRKNNMAKSAIEGAIWDLYAKEKNIPLSMALGGKLEKIDVGISIGIQKTVPELLAKIEAGLKDGYKRIKMKIQPGWDVDVIREVRNRYPDVPIMADANSAYRLKDIELLKQLDQFDLMMIEQPLSSDDIVDHATLQAEIKTPICLDESIHSVEDARKALELGSCKIINIKIGRVGGLTEAMKIHELCKERNVPVWCGGMLESGVGRAHNIALTTLDNFTMPGDTAASANYWHKDIIQPEVTVEDGVITVPKAAGIGYEVDYAAIDEFTSYSKRYTNK; from the coding sequence ATGAAAATAACAGAAGTGCGTTTACGTCATTTAAATATGGATTTGGTAGCTCCCTTTACAACAAGCTTTGGAACGTTTGTGGATAAGGAGTTCATTCTTGTGGAAGTGAAAAATGGAGAAGGGCTTTCGGGCTGGGCTGAATCTGTGGCGTTTTCAGCACCTTGGTATAACGAAGAAACCATAAAAACCAATTGGACGATGCTGGAGGATTTCCTGATTCCGCTTGTATTGGATAAAGAAATAGAGCATCCTCGTGATGTATCGGAAATGTTCTCGCATATTCGTAAAAATAATATGGCAAAATCGGCAATCGAGGGAGCCATCTGGGATTTATATGCGAAAGAAAAGAATATTCCATTAAGTATGGCTTTAGGCGGAAAACTGGAAAAAATCGATGTTGGAATCAGTATCGGCATCCAAAAAACGGTACCTGAATTACTGGCGAAAATAGAAGCTGGATTGAAGGATGGGTATAAAAGAATCAAAATGAAAATACAACCAGGTTGGGATGTAGATGTAATCAGGGAAGTACGTAATCGATATCCTGATGTCCCGATCATGGCAGATGCAAACTCCGCCTACCGGCTGAAAGACATCGAATTACTGAAACAACTTGATCAATTTGATTTAATGATGATCGAGCAGCCCTTGTCATCAGATGATATTGTCGATCATGCTACATTACAAGCGGAAATCAAAACACCGATTTGCTTGGATGAAAGTATACATTCCGTCGAAGATGCAAGAAAAGCCCTTGAATTGGGGAGCTGTAAAATCATTAATATTAAGATCGGCAGGGTTGGCGGTTTAACGGAAGCAATGAAAATACATGAATTATGTAAAGAAAGGAATGTACCGGTTTGGTGCGGAGGCATGTTGGAATCTGGTGTCGGGCGTGCCCATAATATCGCATTGACAACACTTGATAACTTCACGATGCCTGGTGATACGGCAGCATCCGCGAATTATTGGCATAAAGACATCATCCAACCAGAGGTTACAGTGGAAGATGGGGTCATAACCGTTCCAAAGGCGGCAGGCATTGGCTATGAAGTCGATTATGCTGCGATCGATGAATTCACTTCCTATAGTAAAAGATATACAAATAAATAA
- a CDS encoding M20 peptidase aminoacylase family protein, producing MDITKSIEKLRPRILDIFDHLHANPETSWNEVNTTAFISNILTENQCTVKTFGDCTGVIGEIGDGDFTVGLRSDIDALWQEVHGTFQANHSCGHDGHMTLALGVFLVLREMDFRPRGKLKFIFQPAEEKGTGALKMIEEKVLDDVDFLYGVHLRPVEEVKDGQAAPAIVHGAAQFIKGEIAGTDAHGARPHQGQNAIEIGAAFITLLNGIHLNPSIPYSVKMTQFFAGGESSNIIPGRATFSLDLRAQDNAVMEELTKKVEKVAESLAIVHGVEVKLEPGTCVAAATVNDQAQEMMSEAIADTLGEENLVAPVITTGGEDFHFYTLKRPELKATMLGLGCDLAPGLHHPNMTFNKDALLSGIEILTKAIILTFEKYGDGGHLHD from the coding sequence ATGGATATCACAAAATCTATCGAAAAATTAAGGCCGCGTATACTCGATATTTTTGACCATTTACACGCAAATCCTGAAACGAGTTGGAATGAAGTGAATACGACAGCTTTCATTTCAAATATTTTAACGGAGAATCAGTGTACGGTGAAAACATTCGGGGACTGTACAGGAGTGATTGGGGAAATCGGGGATGGGGATTTCACGGTCGGGTTACGATCGGATATCGATGCACTTTGGCAGGAGGTGCATGGGACGTTTCAAGCCAATCATTCCTGTGGACACGATGGTCATATGACCTTGGCACTTGGAGTATTCCTGGTATTGAGGGAAATGGACTTTCGTCCTAGGGGGAAGCTGAAGTTCATTTTTCAACCTGCTGAAGAAAAAGGTACGGGTGCCTTGAAGATGATTGAAGAAAAAGTATTGGATGATGTCGATTTCCTTTATGGAGTGCACTTAAGACCGGTTGAGGAAGTGAAGGATGGGCAAGCGGCGCCAGCCATTGTGCATGGAGCGGCTCAGTTCATTAAAGGTGAAATAGCGGGAACTGATGCGCATGGAGCCAGACCGCATCAAGGGCAAAATGCCATCGAGATAGGAGCGGCTTTCATCACTTTGCTAAATGGTATCCATCTCAATCCATCCATCCCTTATTCCGTAAAAATGACGCAGTTTTTTGCTGGCGGCGAAAGTTCCAATATCATCCCGGGGAGAGCCACTTTTTCATTGGATTTACGGGCACAGGATAATGCAGTGATGGAAGAGCTCACCAAAAAGGTGGAAAAGGTTGCAGAATCTTTGGCCATTGTCCATGGAGTCGAAGTGAAACTCGAACCGGGAACCTGTGTTGCTGCTGCAACCGTGAACGATCAAGCCCAGGAAATGATGTCTGAAGCGATAGCCGATACACTCGGGGAAGAAAATCTGGTAGCCCCTGTCATTACAACCGGAGGAGAGGATTTTCATTTTTATACGTTGAAAAGACCTGAACTCAAGGCGACGATGCTTGGATTGGGCTGTGATTTGGCACCAGGGCTCCATCATCCGAACATGACGTTCAACAAAGATGCATTGTTATCGGGAATTGAAATCCTGACCAAAGCCATCATACTGACTTTCGAGAAATATGGAGATGGGGGCCACTTACATGACTGA